From a single Novipirellula galeiformis genomic region:
- a CDS encoding ABC transporter ATP-binding protein: MATHKTQSTLVVEHLAKSYPTAGEPLQVLSDVSLSLSAGDSLAIVGPSGCGKSTLLQILGTLDVPDHGSVRIDGQDPFALNENQLAGFRNQHVGFIFQDHHLLPQLTVLENILVPALAQGSPRPERFQHAQQLLESVGLADRRGHLPSELSGGERERVAIARALLMRPSLVLADEPTGNLDRRTADSVSELLLDLPTRHGVILVVVTHSHTLASALQQRRELSDGKLKEC; this comes from the coding sequence ATGGCGACACACAAAACCCAAAGTACGTTGGTGGTGGAGCATCTTGCCAAGTCGTATCCGACCGCAGGCGAACCGCTACAAGTTTTGAGTGATGTTTCCCTGTCGCTTTCCGCTGGCGATTCGCTGGCGATTGTGGGGCCGAGTGGCTGCGGAAAAAGCACGCTGCTTCAGATTCTCGGGACGCTCGATGTTCCCGATCATGGCAGCGTTCGCATTGATGGCCAGGACCCGTTTGCCTTGAACGAAAACCAGCTGGCTGGTTTTCGCAACCAACATGTAGGCTTTATCTTCCAGGACCATCACCTGTTGCCTCAGTTAACGGTGCTCGAGAACATTCTCGTCCCCGCCCTTGCCCAAGGGAGCCCTCGACCGGAGCGATTCCAACACGCCCAACAACTGCTCGAAAGTGTCGGTCTCGCCGATCGCCGAGGGCATTTGCCCAGCGAGCTTTCTGGGGGCGAGCGTGAGCGAGTCGCCATTGCACGGGCACTGTTGATGCGTCCCTCGTTGGTCTTGGCTGATGAGCCAACAGGGAATCTGGACCGCCGCACCGCCGATTCGGTGAGCGAATTACTGCTTGATTTGCCGACCCGGCATGGAGTGATTTTGGTCGTGGTCACGCATAGCCATACGCTTGCCTC
- a CDS encoding prenyltransferase/squalene oxidase repeat-containing protein gives MSGHESPQSYLHELTLRLAIGALNLSPEVRQSQTDWLVAQQRADGGFAGREGESDPYYTAFALRGLWILDGLTPEVGERAASFLRGRMQRRESIIDMISLVFAAAICELSVGAVVIRDDDDSWRHNIAQLLSTLRTGDGGFAKTPEGRAGSTYQTFLSVLCHELIEVPVPNPDDIVRFLASQAHVDGGFLEIRAAKRPGVNPTAAAIGTLKALGRLDTMDHTATIEFLSEMQSDEGGMTANTRIPFADLLSTCTGLITLVDLDATSVVNVAAMQKFAMMMQRSPGGFVALSLDDTTDVEYTFYGIASLSLCASELTR, from the coding sequence GTGAGCGGTCACGAATCCCCGCAAAGCTACCTGCATGAATTAACACTCCGCTTGGCAATCGGAGCGTTGAATTTATCGCCTGAGGTTCGCCAATCTCAGACCGATTGGCTCGTCGCGCAGCAGCGTGCCGATGGAGGCTTTGCTGGCCGTGAAGGCGAGAGCGATCCTTACTACACGGCCTTTGCGCTGCGTGGCTTGTGGATCCTCGATGGCTTGACTCCCGAGGTGGGCGAGCGAGCGGCCAGCTTCCTGCGCGGCCGGATGCAGCGACGCGAATCGATCATCGATATGATTTCGTTGGTCTTTGCAGCGGCGATTTGCGAATTATCCGTCGGCGCGGTGGTGATCCGAGACGATGATGATTCGTGGCGTCACAACATCGCACAGTTGCTTTCCACGCTTCGCACCGGAGACGGCGGTTTTGCAAAAACCCCCGAAGGCCGAGCGGGAAGCACCTACCAAACGTTCCTGTCGGTATTGTGTCACGAATTGATCGAAGTGCCGGTACCGAACCCCGATGACATCGTTCGCTTCCTCGCGTCGCAAGCTCATGTCGATGGCGGATTCCTCGAGATTCGTGCGGCAAAACGGCCCGGAGTGAATCCGACGGCCGCTGCGATTGGAACGCTCAAAGCGCTCGGCCGGCTCGACACGATGGACCATACCGCCACGATCGAGTTTTTGTCGGAAATGCAATCGGATGAAGGAGGAATGACGGCAAATACCCGCATCCCCTTCGCCGATTTGTTGAGCACTTGTACGGGATTGATCACGCTCGTCGATCTCGACGCGACGTCGGTCGTGAATGTGGCTGCGATGCAAAAGTTTGCGATGATGATGCAGCGCAGCCCCGGAGGCTTTGTCGCATTGTCGCTTGATGACACAACCGATGTCGAATACACGTTTTATGGAATCGCAAGCTTGTCGCTGTGTGCAAGCGAGCTGACACGCTAG